One Papaver somniferum cultivar HN1 chromosome 10, ASM357369v1, whole genome shotgun sequence genomic window carries:
- the LOC113315362 gene encoding uncharacterized protein LOC113315362 produces MHIICEADPELRQRKDAARIPSHSPQMKMYAVMKCLCKGIPTDSIDDYTRVAASTIYYYIKKFCDAIMFWFNAEYMRRPTVNDVKWLMKENAARGFPGMLGILDCMYWGWRVCPQDEARLHTGQKSYPTCVLEAVASYGRWFWHGYFGVGGSSNDLNVLKSSNLFDDNLNGIAPPCHIIINGNQYAQGYYLVDGIYKSYFVLVQAYGAPSGIPILELFNKYQMAKRKDVERAFGTL; encoded by the coding sequence ATGCACATAATATGTGAGGCTGACCCAGAACTTCGACAAAgaaaagatgctgcaagaattccAAGTCATAGCCCACAAATGAAAATGTATGCCGTTATGAAGTGTCTTTGTAAAGGTATCCCAACCGATAGCATTGATGATTATACCCGTGTGGCTGCTTCTACTATTTACTATTATATTAAGAAGTTTTGTGATGCAATTATGTTTTGGTTTAATGCGGAATACATGAGACGTCCAACTGTGAATGATGTGAAGTGGTTGATGAAGGAAAACGCTGCTAGAGGCTTTCCAGGAATGCTTGGTATCCTGGACTGTATGTATTGGGGTTGGAGGGTGTGTCCACAAGACGAGGCGAGATTGCACACAGGCCAAAAAAGTTATCCCACCTGTGTTCTTGAGGCGGTTGCTTCATACGGTAGGTGGTTTTGGCATGGGTATTTTGGAGTGGGTGGATCCAGCAATGATCTTAATGTTTTGAAGTCGTCTAATTTGTTCGATGACAATCTCAATGGTATTGCACCACCTTGTCATATTATTATCAATGGGAACCAGTACGCGCAGGGGTATTATTTAGTTGATGGAATTTATAAGAGTTACTTTGTGTTAGTCCAAGCTTACGGTGCACCCAGTGGTATTCCAATTCTCGAGTTATTTAACAAATATCAAATggcaaagaggaaagatgtggaaCGGGCATTTGGGACACTGTAA
- the LOC113317414 gene encoding uncharacterized protein LOC113317414: protein MNTDITASTKPEYPVIDRNPAFTKTVGNFNTLDYLRLITISGVSVTVGYLSGIRPNIRGPSMVTGGLIGVMGGFMYAYQNSAGRLMGFFPNEDEVARHKKYQV from the exons atgAACACAGATATCACAGCATCAACGAAACCTGAATACCCAGTGATTGATCGTAACCCAGCTTTCACAAAGACAGTAGGAAATTTCAATACTCTTGATTACCTTCGACTAATCACCATCAGTGGTGTTTCTGTTACAGTCGGATACCTCTCTG GTATAAGGCCTAATATTCGAGGTCCTTCAATGGTAACTGGCGGTTTGATCGGTGTAATGGGTGGATTTATGTATGCCTACCAAAACTCTGCTGGAAGGTTGATGGGTTTTTTCCCCAATGAAGATGAGGTGGCTCGTCACAAGAAATACCAGGTTTAG